In Castanea sativa cultivar Marrone di Chiusa Pesio chromosome 6, ASM4071231v1, a single window of DNA contains:
- the LOC142640457 gene encoding BTB/POZ domain and ankyrin repeat-containing protein NPR1-like — protein MDNGNEMSSSLTFASSSYLSNGSSSQNLSAAATGCSNLDNLSLNKLSTNLEKLLIDSEYEYSDAEIVVEDIPVGVHRSILAARSQFFHLLFKKGNGGEVKEGKPRYSMSDLVPYGRVGYEAFNVFLSYLYTGKLKPSPPEVSTCVDDNCAHDACRPAINYAVELMYASATFQMKELVLVVQRRLLNFVDKAIVEDVIPILVVAFHCQLSQLLSHCVHRVEKSDLDNISLEKELPHEVSKEIIALRLKSQQEAEPMVPEVVMDPLHERRIRRIHKALDSDDVELVNMLLSESEITLDQAYALHYAAAYCDPKIVKEVLNLDLADLNCRNGRGHTILHVAARRKEPSILVALLSKGASASETTWDGQTAVAISRRLTRSKDYNEKTNQGQESNKDKLCIDVLEREMRQRSSMSVSMSVDMVFSSHVIADDLNMRLHYYENRVAFARLLFPAEARVAMEIADANLTSPYTGLSAAKGSSGNLREVDLNETPSKRAKRLQTRLQALLKTVETGRRYFPHCSERLDKFLEDDDMPDAFFLEKGTPDEQKMKKMRFMELKEDVQKAFYKDIAESRSGLSSSSSSSSSPKEKAGANHKVRRK, from the exons ATGGATAATGGGAATGAAATGTCATCGTCCTTGACTTTTGCTTCGTCATCTTATCTATCAAATGGGTCTAGTAGTCAAAATTTATCTGCAGCTGCCACTGGCTGCTCCAACCTTGACAATTTGAGTCTAAACAAGCTCAGCACCAATCTTGAGAAGTTATTGATTGATTCCGAGTATGAGTATAGCGATGCAGAGATTGTTGTTGAGGACATCCCTGTGGGTGTCCATCGGTCTATATTGGCTGCAAGGAGTCAATTTTTTCACCTACTTTTCAAGAAGGGAAATGGTGGTGAGGTGAAGGAAGGCAAGCCAAGGTACTCCATGTCTGATTTAGTGCCTTATGGTAGAGTTGGATATGAAGCATTTAATGTCTTCTTGTCTTATTTGTATACTGGGAAGCTTAAGCCATCGCCACCAGAAGTATCAACTTGTGTTGATGATAATTGTGCACATGATGCATGCCGCCCTGCTATTAATTATGCTGTGGAATTGATGTATGCTTCTGCCACTTTCCAGATGAAAGAGCTCGTTCTGGTTGTTCAG CGCCGTCTCCTCAACTTTGTTGATAAGGCTATTGTGGAAGATGTTATTCCAATTCTTGTGGTTGCCTTCCACTGCCAACTGAGCCAGCTCCTCTCTCACTGTGTCCATAGAGTAGAAAAATCAGATCTTGACAATATATCTCTTGAAAAAGAACTTCCTCATGAAGTTTCAAAAGAAATCATAGCACTGCGTCTCAAATCTCAGCAGGAGGCCGAACCTATGGTGCCAGAAGTAGTAATGGACCCCTTACATGAAAGGAGAATTAGGAGAATCCACAAGGCATTGGACTCTGATGATGTTGAATTAGTGAACATGCTACTGAGTGAATCTGAAATCACTTTAGATCAAGCTTATGCCCTTCACTATGCTGCTGCATACTGTGATCCTAAGATTGTTAAGGAGGTACTCAACTTAGACTTGGCTGATCTCAACTGTAGAAATGGTCGAGGACATACCATACTTCATGTGGCTGCAAGGCGTAAGGAGCCATCAATTCTAGTGGCATTGCTGAGCAAGGGAGCCTCTGCATCAGAAACTACATGGGATGGACAAACTGCTGTTGCAATAAGTAGGAGGTTAACTAGGTCGAAGGATTACAATGAGAAGACAAATCAGGGGCAAGAATCCAACAAAGACAAGTTATGCATAGATGTCCTTGAGAGAGAAATGCGACAAAGAAGTTCAATGTCTGTATCAATGTCTGTAGACATGGTATTCTCATCACACGTGATAGCGGATGATTTGAACATGAGGCTTCACTACTATGAAAACAGAG TGGCATTTGCACGGCTGTTGTTTCCTGCTGAAGCCAGGGTAGCTATGGAGATTGCAGATGCAAATTTAACCTCACCGTACACAGGCCTTTCAGCTGCAAAAGGCTCCAGTGGGAACTTAAGGGAGGTTGATTTGAATGAAACACCCTCTAAACGAGCTAAAAGACTCCAAACAAGACTGCAGGCTCTCCTTAAAACag TGGAGACGGGTCGACGCTACTTTCCCCATTGCTCAGAAAGGCTAGACAAGTTCTTGGAGGACGATGATATGCCTGATGCTTTCTTCCTTGAGAAAGGGACTCCTGACGAgcagaaaatgaagaagatgcGTTTCATGGAACTCAAAGAGGATGTGCAGAAGGCATTTTACAAGGACATTGCTGAGAGTCGTTCAGGTTTGTCATCATCTTCGTCATCCTCATCTTCTCCAAAGGAGAAGGCGGGAGCTAATCACAAGGTTAGGAGAAAATGA
- the LOC142640296 gene encoding uncharacterized protein LOC142640296, translating into MKILSWNCQGLGNPWIVRNLRKIVKEQVPFICFLMETRLDREGINYWCKELPYKNRFVVKKLGLGGGLALLWKEDIGLDVFKFSDNQISATVTESDGYQWVLTGFYGWPETQDQYKSWALLSHICSLVDGAWMCISDFNEMLNSSEKLSCRPAPPRQLDAFRVALEHCNLVDLGFIGYPFTWNNRRPGAANTKKRLDKAVANQVWRSKFPGTTVTHIVSHTSDHLPLIL; encoded by the coding sequence ATGAAAATCCTCAGTTGGAATTgccaagggcttgggaacccttggATAGTTCGAAACCTTCGCAAAATCGTGAAGGAACAAGTTCCCTTTATCTGTTTTCTCATGGAAACTAGACTGGACAGAGAAGGTATAAATTACTGGTGCAAGGAACTCCCCTATAAGAACCGTTTTGTGGTGAAAAAACTGGGTCTTGGAGGTGGACTTGCTTTGTTGTGGAAGGAAGATATTGGGTTGGATGTTTTTAAGTTCTCAGACAACCAAATTTCCGCTACGGTAACTGAGAGTGATGGATACCAGTGGGTTTTAACCGGCTTTTATGGTTGGCCAGAGACTCAAGATCAATATAAATCCTGGGCTCTCCTCTCCCATATTTGTTCTCTTGTTGATGGTGCTTGGATGTGTATCAGTGATTTCAATGAGATGTTGAACTCGTCGGAAAAACTCAGTTGCAGACCAGCCCCACCTCGACAACTAGATGCGTTCCGTGTTGCATTGGAGCATTGTAATCTGGTGGACTTGGGTTTCATTGGCTATCCATTCACTTGGAATAATAGGCGACCAGGGGCAGCCAACACCAAGAAACGGTTGGACAAAGCGGTTGCGAACCAGGTGTGGCGATCTAAATTTCCTGGGACTACAGTAACCCATATTGTTTCGCATACATCGGATCATCTCCCTCTGATTCTTTAG